The Moraxella haemolytica genome window below encodes:
- the secA gene encoding preprotein translocase subunit SecA — protein sequence MLSKIIGSVIGTKNERELKRMRKIVATINALEPSISALSDDELRQKTTEFKERHANGESLDKLLPEAFAVCREASKRVNGMRHYDVQLIGGITLHEGKIAEMKTGEGKTLMGTLAMYINAISGKGVHVVTVNDYLASRDAELNRPLFNFLGLTVGVIYSQQPPHEKFDAYRADITYGTNNEYGFDYLRDNMVFSLDEKKQRPLNYCIIDEIDSILIDEARTPLIISGQAEDSAELYSLINTIVPRLIRSEDEEANKENKDGDFWIDEKNRAIEISEKGYEKIEKFLIEVGELGEKESLYSPARLPLLAHVQAAIRAHHIFIKNIHYIVHEGEVIIVDENTGRTMPGRRWSEGLHQAVEAKEGVEIQAENQTMATTTFQNYFRLYDKLSGMTGTADTEAAEFKSTYDLDVVIIPTHRPIARIDMDDQIFLTKLGKYQGIIKEIQQITAKGAPVLVGTATIEASEELSHLLDQAGIVHNVLNAKQHEREAEIIAQAGRPRAVTIATNMAGRGTDIILGGNWQAQVENLHELTENQKAELQADWQIKNEQVKAAGGLHIIGSERHESRRIDNQLRGRAGRQGDPGQSRFFLSLEDDLMRIFAGERVVNMFRAMGLKEDEAIEHKMVSRSIEGAQGKVEARDFDARKNLLKYDDVANEQRKVIYSQRDDLLGQANLKESIKEMHHEVYNALIAQFVPPGSVDDQWNIDGLEDEIEDAFRFYMPINDWLDADRRLDEEGLRQKVVETAIARYEDRRAQMGEDSAVQLERHFMLQSLDRHWKEHLTQMDQLRKGIHLRSYAQKNPEQEYKRESFELFQSMLGAIKSDVVQDLARIHVPTPEELAALEEERRRQIEQMRMQFEHEVAGASDETARNVSNEGQPVFTQNITFVHTPTAIDETQAERMADEDVIIPPNINRNAPCPCGSGLKYKQCHGKIS from the coding sequence ATGTTAAGTAAAATTATTGGTAGTGTTATCGGTACTAAAAATGAGCGTGAACTAAAGCGTATGCGTAAGATTGTGGCGACAATCAACGCCCTAGAGCCTAGTATTTCTGCGTTATCTGATGATGAATTACGCCAAAAAACCACCGAGTTTAAAGAGCGTCATGCTAACGGTGAAAGTTTAGACAAGCTACTACCAGAGGCGTTTGCGGTGTGTCGTGAAGCATCTAAACGAGTCAATGGTATGCGTCATTATGATGTACAGCTCATTGGTGGCATCACACTCCATGAGGGCAAAATCGCTGAGATGAAGACAGGTGAGGGTAAAACCCTGATGGGTACGCTAGCCATGTACATCAATGCCATCAGCGGTAAAGGCGTGCATGTTGTTACGGTTAATGACTACTTGGCAAGCCGTGATGCGGAGCTAAATCGCCCGTTATTTAATTTCTTGGGGCTAACGGTTGGCGTGATTTATAGTCAGCAGCCGCCACATGAGAAGTTTGACGCCTATCGTGCTGACATCACTTATGGCACAAACAACGAATACGGCTTTGATTATCTGCGTGATAACATGGTATTTAGCCTTGATGAGAAAAAGCAGCGTCCTTTGAACTACTGTATCATTGATGAGATTGATAGTATTTTGATTGACGAGGCTCGCACACCACTGATTATCTCAGGTCAGGCAGAAGATTCTGCCGAGCTGTACTCACTAATCAACACCATCGTGCCACGCTTGATACGCTCAGAAGATGAAGAGGCGAACAAGGAGAATAAAGATGGTGATTTTTGGATTGATGAGAAAAACCGTGCCATTGAGATTAGCGAAAAAGGCTACGAGAAGATAGAGAAATTTTTAATAGAGGTGGGTGAGCTTGGCGAAAAAGAAAGTTTGTATAGTCCTGCTCGCCTACCGCTATTGGCTCATGTACAAGCTGCCATCAGAGCACACCATATTTTCATCAAAAATATTCACTACATTGTCCATGAAGGTGAGGTCATCATTGTTGATGAAAATACAGGCCGTACCATGCCAGGGCGTCGTTGGAGCGAAGGTCTGCATCAAGCGGTAGAAGCCAAAGAAGGGGTTGAAATACAAGCTGAAAACCAGACGATGGCAACCACCACTTTCCAAAATTACTTCCGTCTATATGACAAACTATCAGGCATGACAGGTACGGCAGATACCGAAGCGGCAGAATTTAAGTCTACTTATGATTTGGATGTGGTCATCATTCCAACGCATCGTCCGATTGCTCGTATTGACATGGATGACCAAATTTTCTTAACCAAACTGGGCAAATATCAAGGCATCATCAAAGAGATTCAGCAAATCACTGCCAAAGGTGCTCCGGTACTGGTAGGTACGGCGACCATTGAAGCATCTGAAGAGCTATCACATCTACTTGATCAAGCAGGCATTGTCCATAATGTCTTAAATGCCAAGCAACACGAACGAGAAGCGGAAATTATCGCTCAAGCAGGCAGACCCCGTGCTGTTACCATCGCCACCAACATGGCAGGTCGTGGTACGGATATCATTTTGGGTGGCAACTGGCAAGCTCAGGTTGAAAATCTACACGAATTGACTGAGAATCAAAAAGCTGAGCTACAAGCTGACTGGCAGATTAAGAACGAGCAGGTGAAAGCAGCAGGCGGTCTGCATATCATCGGTTCAGAACGCCACGAATCTCGCCGTATTGATAACCAGTTGCGTGGTCGTGCTGGTCGTCAGGGCGACCCTGGTCAGTCAAGGTTTTTCCTATCTTTAGAAGATGACTTGATGCGTATTTTTGCAGGCGAGCGTGTGGTTAATATGTTCCGTGCGATGGGTCTAAAAGAGGATGAAGCGATTGAGCATAAGATGGTTTCTCGTTCCATTGAGGGTGCTCAGGGCAAGGTTGAGGCACGAGACTTTGATGCCAGAAAAAACCTACTCAAATACGATGATGTTGCCAATGAACAGCGTAAAGTTATTTACTCGCAGCGTGATGATTTACTTGGTCAAGCCAATCTAAAAGAATCCATCAAAGAGATGCACCATGAGGTATACAATGCTTTGATTGCACAGTTTGTGCCACCTGGCTCGGTTGATGACCAGTGGAATATTGATGGGTTAGAAGATGAGATTGAAGACGCATTTCGTTTTTATATGCCAATCAATGATTGGCTTGATGCTGACCGCCGTCTTGATGAAGAGGGTTTGCGTCAAAAAGTGGTGGAGACGGCAATCGCTCGCTATGAGGACAGAAGAGCTCAGATGGGTGAGGACAGTGCGGTTCAGCTTGAGCGTCATTTTATGCTACAAAGCCTTGACCGCCATTGGAAGGAGCATCTTACCCAGATGGATCAGTTGCGTAAGGGCATTCATCTTCGTAGTTATGCTCAAAAGAATCCAGAACAAGAGTATAAGCGTGAGTCTTTTGAGTTATTTCAATCCATGCTTGGTGCGATTAAATCAGATGTGGTGCAGGACTTGGCTCGCATCCATGTGCCAACACCAGAAGAATTGGCTGCTTTAGAAGAAGAACGCCGCCGACAAATTGAACAGATGCGAATGCAGTTTGAACACGAAGTGGCGGGTGCGAGTGATGAGACGGCACGCAATGTATCTAATGAAGGACAGCCTGTCTTTACTCAAAATATCACCTTTGTGCATACGCCTACTGCCATTGATGAAACCCAAGCAGAGCGTATGGCAGATGAAGATGTCATCATTCCGCCAAACATCAACCGTAATGCACCTTGTCCGTGTGGCAGCGGTCTAAAATATAAGCAGTGCCATGGCAAGATTTCTTAA
- the lysM gene encoding peptidoglycan-binding protein LysM: MSIFSFAKEIGDKIFNRNKQEQISTDATPVTTEPTAQEIANLLLARIQANANINALKVSYNGDTDTVVLTGEAASQADREKAVLAAGNVQHVAQVDDQLTVATPEPESRFYTVQSGDTLSKIAKEMYGNANEYNKIFEANRPLLTHPDKIYVGQVLRIPA; this comes from the coding sequence ATGAGTATTTTTAGTTTTGCCAAAGAAATCGGCGACAAGATTTTTAATCGCAATAAACAAGAACAAATATCTACTGATGCTACACCAGTGACCACCGAACCAACCGCACAAGAAATTGCTAACTTGCTACTTGCTCGCATACAAGCCAATGCTAATATTAACGCCCTAAAGGTCAGCTACAATGGCGATACTGACACGGTGGTACTGACAGGTGAGGCGGCATCACAAGCCGATCGTGAAAAAGCAGTGCTAGCAGCAGGTAATGTACAGCATGTTGCACAAGTGGACGACCAGCTGACTGTGGCAACGCCAGAGCCTGAGTCTCGTTTTTATACCGTACAATCTGGCGATACACTATCTAAAATCGCCAAAGAAATGTACGGCAATGCCAATGAATACAATAAAATCTTTGAGGCAAATCGCCCACTACTTACGCATCCTGATAAAATTTATGTTGGTCAGGTGCTTCGTATTCCTGCATAA
- a CDS encoding acetolactate synthase 3 large subunit, protein MTYSAFHENQAKLARGETVTMSGGELLVQALVDEGVTHIFGYPGGAVLHIYDALFKQDRIEHILVRHEQAAGHMADAYSRVTGRTGVVLATSGPGVTNTVTAIATAFMDSIPMVVLAGQVPSTLIGDDAFQECDMVGISRPIVKHSFVVRDPKDIPAIIKKAFYLASSGRPGPVVVDIPKDMTNPADKFDYFMPESVNLRSYQPNLKGHAGQIKKAVDLLLSAKRPILYSGGGVVQGGASDELREFANLLKLPVTSTLMGLGAYPATSEQFVGMLGMHGTYEANMTMHHADVIVAVGARFDDRVTNNVKKFCPNATIIHIDIDPTSISKTITAHIPIVGDVKPVLTEMVNVIKSSDRRLDEHALNDWWKQIGEWRKRHGLRYGADTDAPIHAIMPQRVVETLYKLTDGKAIITSDVGQHQMFTALYYKYDEPRQWLNSGGLGTMGVGLPYAMAAKLARPEKTVVCITGEGSIQMNIQELSTCLQYNLPVKILNLNNAQLGMVKQWQDMLYEARHAQSYMQSLPDFVKLAESYGHKGVKITNPATMEAELKAALEMDGLVFIDVYVDKAEHVYPMQVAGQSMRDMWLSKGERT, encoded by the coding sequence ATGACATACAGTGCATTTCATGAAAATCAAGCCAAACTTGCTCGTGGCGAAACCGTTACCATGAGTGGTGGCGAGTTACTTGTACAAGCCTTGGTAGATGAAGGCGTAACACACATTTTTGGCTACCCTGGCGGGGCGGTACTGCATATCTACGATGCCCTGTTTAAGCAAGATAGAATTGAGCATATCCTAGTTCGCCATGAGCAGGCAGCAGGACATATGGCTGATGCCTATAGTCGTGTAACAGGGCGTACTGGTGTTGTGCTTGCCACATCAGGACCTGGTGTAACCAATACCGTTACCGCTATTGCCACTGCCTTTATGGATAGTATTCCGATGGTTGTTTTGGCAGGACAAGTGCCAAGCACGCTGATTGGTGATGATGCTTTCCAAGAGTGTGATATGGTTGGCATTTCTCGCCCTATTGTCAAGCACAGCTTTGTGGTGAGAGACCCAAAAGACATTCCTGCCATCATCAAAAAAGCCTTTTATCTTGCAAGCTCTGGTAGGCCCGGACCTGTGGTTGTTGATATCCCTAAAGACATGACCAATCCTGCCGATAAGTTTGATTACTTCATGCCAGAGTCGGTCAATCTGCGTTCTTATCAGCCCAACCTTAAAGGTCATGCCGGTCAAATCAAAAAGGCGGTGGATTTACTGCTATCTGCCAAACGCCCTATACTGTATTCAGGGGGTGGTGTGGTTCAAGGTGGTGCTTCTGATGAGCTTCGTGAGTTTGCCAATCTATTAAAACTACCTGTAACCAGCACCTTGATGGGGCTTGGGGCATATCCTGCCACGAGCGAGCAGTTCGTTGGTATGTTGGGTATGCACGGCACCTATGAAGCCAATATGACCATGCATCATGCTGATGTTATTGTGGCGGTAGGGGCAAGATTTGATGACCGTGTTACCAATAATGTCAAAAAATTCTGCCCAAATGCGACCATTATCCATATTGACATTGACCCAACTTCTATCTCAAAAACCATTACCGCTCATATCCCTATTGTCGGTGATGTCAAGCCTGTCTTGACAGAGATGGTGAATGTCATCAAATCAAGCGACAGACGCCTTGATGAGCACGCTCTGAATGATTGGTGGAAGCAGATTGGTGAATGGCGTAAGCGTCATGGACTGCGTTATGGTGCTGACACAGACGCACCCATTCACGCCATCATGCCGCAGCGTGTGGTTGAGACGCTTTATAAACTGACAGACGGCAAGGCAATCATTACATCTGATGTTGGTCAGCATCAGATGTTCACCGCTCTTTATTATAAATATGACGAGCCACGCCAATGGCTAAACTCTGGTGGACTTGGCACGATGGGCGTGGGCTTGCCTTATGCGATGGCGGCCAAACTTGCCCGCCCCGAAAAGACGGTGGTGTGTATCACAGGCGAAGGCTCAATCCAGATGAATATCCAAGAGCTGTCCACCTGTTTGCAGTACAATCTGCCTGTTAAGATTTTGAATTTAAATAATGCTCAGCTTGGCATGGTAAAACAGTGGCAAGATATGCTCTATGAGGCTCGCCATGCCCAAAGCTATATGCAATCGTTGCCTGATTTTGTCAAACTTGCCGAAAGTTATGGGCATAAAGGCGTCAAAATCACCAATCCTGCAACGATGGAAGCCGAGCTAAAAGCAGCCTTAGAGATGGACGGCTTGGTGTTCATTGATGTCTATGTGGATAAGGCAGAGCATGTCTATCCAATGCAAGTGGCAGGACAATCCATGCGTGATATGTGGTTATCAAAAGGGGAGCGTACCTAA
- the ilvN gene encoding acetolactate synthase small subunit, protein MAQVQKHLISVLMENEAGSLSRVVGLFSQRGYNIDTLNVAATEDPTLSRLTLTTITTADKIEQITKQLHKLIEVVKVQNLSEVSGGNQIERELMLIKVRATGAYREEVYRTVDIFRAQIVDVSANLYTILITGDAGKLDGFIEVVGRDKILEVVRSGVIGIARGERTLSL, encoded by the coding sequence ATGGCACAAGTACAAAAACATCTGATTTCTGTGTTGATGGAAAACGAAGCAGGCTCGCTGTCTCGTGTGGTTGGGCTATTTAGCCAGCGCGGTTATAACATTGATACGCTCAATGTGGCGGCGACCGAAGACCCTACGCTATCACGACTAACCTTGACCACGATTACCACCGCTGATAAGATTGAGCAGATTACCAAACAACTGCACAAACTCATTGAAGTCGTCAAAGTCCAAAACCTATCTGAGGTCTCTGGTGGTAATCAGATTGAGCGTGAGCTGATGCTCATCAAAGTGCGAGCGACTGGGGCATACCGTGAAGAGGTGTATCGCACGGTGGATATATTCCGAGCCCAAATCGTGGATGTGTCCGCAAACCTTTATACCATTCTTATCACAGGCGATGCAGGCAAGTTGGACGGCTTTATTGAAGTTGTTGGGCGTGATAAAATCCTAGAAGTAGTACGCTCTGGCGTGATTGGCATTGCACGAGGCGAGCGGACTTTAAGCCTATAA
- the ilvC gene encoding ketol-acid reductoisomerase, protein MSLNIYYDKDCDLSIIQGKKVAIIGYGSQGHAHALNLKDSGVDVTVGLRAGSASWKKAENTGLKVAETAEAVAGADVVMILTPDEFQRQLYKEVIEPNIKQGATLAFAHGFAIHYNQVEPRADLDVIMVAPKAPGHTVRSEFVKGGGIPDLIAIWRDVSGQAKQVALSYASGVGGGRSGIIETTFKDETETDLFGEQAVLCGGAVELVKMGFETLVEAGYAPEMAYFECLHELKLIVDLMYEGGIADMNYSISNNAEYGEYVTGVEVINDQSREAMRHALKRIQSGEYAKMFIAEGQLNYPSMTARRRNTAEHEIEKTGAKLRAMMPWIGGNKIIDKEKN, encoded by the coding sequence ATGAGCTTAAATATCTATTATGACAAAGATTGTGATTTGTCTATCATTCAAGGCAAAAAAGTTGCCATCATCGGTTATGGCTCGCAAGGTCATGCCCACGCCCTAAACCTAAAAGACAGTGGCGTTGATGTTACTGTGGGTTTGCGTGCAGGCTCTGCGTCTTGGAAAAAGGCTGAGAACACTGGTCTAAAAGTTGCCGAAACTGCCGAAGCGGTCGCTGGTGCTGATGTGGTGATGATTTTGACCCCTGATGAATTTCAGCGTCAGCTTTATAAAGAAGTGATTGAGCCAAATATCAAACAAGGTGCAACGCTTGCTTTTGCTCATGGTTTTGCCATTCACTATAACCAAGTGGAACCTCGTGCCGACCTTGATGTGATTATGGTTGCACCAAAAGCTCCTGGTCATACCGTGCGTTCTGAGTTCGTCAAAGGCGGCGGCATTCCTGATTTGATCGCTATCTGGCGTGATGTATCAGGTCAAGCCAAACAAGTGGCGTTGTCTTATGCCTCTGGCGTGGGTGGCGGTCGCTCTGGCATCATTGAAACCACCTTTAAAGATGAGACTGAGACCGACCTATTCGGTGAGCAAGCCGTTCTGTGTGGCGGTGCGGTTGAGCTTGTCAAAATGGGCTTTGAGACTCTAGTGGAAGCAGGATATGCTCCAGAGATGGCGTATTTTGAGTGCTTGCATGAACTAAAACTGATTGTGGATTTGATGTATGAAGGCGGTATTGCTGACATGAACTACTCAATCTCTAACAATGCAGAATATGGCGAGTATGTAACAGGTGTAGAGGTCATCAATGACCAATCTCGTGAAGCCATGCGTCATGCGTTGAAGCGTATCCAATCTGGCGAATACGCCAAGATGTTTATCGCTGAAGGTCAACTAAACTATCCATCAATGACCGCTCGCCGCCGTAACACTGCCGAGCATGAAATTGAAAAAACAGGTGCCAAATTGCGTGCGATGATGCCTTGGATTGGCGGTAATAAAATCATTGATAAAGAGAAAAATTAA
- a CDS encoding cold-shock protein: MSNKVQGTVKWFNEAKGFGFIAQDNGGQDVFAHYSAIVDSGFKTLAEGQKVAFILGEGKKGLQAEEIKKL; encoded by the coding sequence ATGTCAAACAAAGTTCAAGGCACAGTAAAGTGGTTCAATGAAGCCAAAGGTTTTGGTTTTATTGCCCAAGACAATGGCGGTCAAGATGTTTTCGCTCATTACAGTGCTATTGTAGACAGCGGTTTTAAAACCCTAGCTGAAGGTCAAAAAGTTGCTTTCATTCTAGGCGAAGGCAAAAAAGGTCTACAAGCTGAAGAGATTAAAAAACTTTAA
- a CDS encoding electron transfer flavoprotein subunit beta/FixA family protein — protein MKVLVAVKRVVDHNVKVRVKADESGVELTNAKMSINPFCEIAIEEAVRLKEKGIATEIIAVSIGATQSQEQLRSALALGADRGILVETDAKTYPLQVAKILKGVAESEGASIILLGKQAIDDDNNQTGQMLSALMNASQGTFASEVVVNGDKVTVTREIDGGLQTVELSLPAIITTDLRLNEPRFPKLPNIMAAKKKSLDIKTPADFGVDMSSKLSTLKVVAPAERSAGVKVASVDELIDKLKNEAKVI, from the coding sequence ATGAAGGTATTAGTTGCTGTAAAGCGTGTGGTTGACCACAATGTGAAAGTACGAGTTAAGGCAGATGAATCAGGTGTGGAATTGACCAATGCCAAGATGAGCATTAACCCATTTTGTGAAATCGCCATTGAAGAGGCGGTGCGCCTAAAAGAAAAAGGCATTGCAACAGAAATCATCGCCGTGTCTATTGGGGCAACTCAATCTCAAGAACAGCTTCGCTCGGCATTGGCACTGGGTGCAGATCGTGGCATATTGGTTGAGACTGATGCCAAGACCTATCCGCTACAAGTCGCCAAAATCCTAAAAGGTGTGGCGGAGTCTGAAGGTGCAAGCATCATTTTGTTGGGCAAACAAGCCATTGATGATGACAACAATCAAACAGGTCAAATGCTGTCGGCACTTATGAATGCTTCCCAAGGTACTTTTGCTTCAGAGGTGGTGGTGAATGGCGATAAAGTAACGGTAACTCGTGAGATTGATGGCGGATTGCAGACGGTTGAGCTGTCTTTGCCTGCCATCATCACAACTGACCTGCGTCTAAACGAACCTCGTTTCCCAAAACTGCCAAACATCATGGCGGCCAAGAAAAAATCTTTGGATATCAAAACGCCTGCTGACTTTGGGGTGGATATGAGTTCAAAATTAAGCACTCTAAAAGTAGTAGCTCCTGCTGAGCGTAGTGCAGGCGTGAAGGTAGCGAGTGTTGATGAGCTGATTGATAAACTTAAAAATGAAGCCAAAGTCATCTAA
- a CDS encoding FAD-binding protein, whose protein sequence is MSILVYAEHDNNELKSATLSAITAAGQIDADVHVLVAGANAQAVADAATQVAGVSKVLLADNPAFTHQLAENIAPLVVELSGMYSHIIAPATTTGKNFLPRTAALLDVSMVSDITAVIDAKTFERPIYAGNAIATVRSEEEKIVLTVRTTAFDAAATTGGSASIENVGVGNDAGKSLFIKEELAKSDRPELTSADIVVSGGRALASGENFTKYIEPLADKLGAAVGASRAAVDAGFVPNDLQVGQTGKIVAPNLYIAAGISGAIQHLAGMKDSKVIVAINNDPEAPIAQVADYFLEADIFTALPELTEKL, encoded by the coding sequence ATGAGTATATTAGTCTATGCTGAACACGATAATAATGAACTAAAATCTGCAACCTTATCAGCTATCACGGCAGCTGGTCAAATTGATGCTGATGTGCATGTTTTGGTGGCAGGTGCAAACGCACAAGCTGTCGCTGATGCCGCCACTCAAGTGGCAGGCGTGAGCAAGGTGCTTTTGGCGGACAACCCTGCTTTTACTCATCAACTGGCTGAGAACATTGCACCATTGGTGGTAGAGCTATCAGGTATGTATAGCCACATCATCGCCCCTGCAACCACAACAGGCAAAAACTTTTTGCCACGCACGGCAGCCCTTTTAGATGTCAGCATGGTATCAGACATCACGGCGGTCATTGATGCCAAAACCTTTGAACGCCCAATTTATGCAGGCAATGCCATCGCGACTGTACGAAGTGAAGAAGAGAAGATTGTCCTAACTGTGCGTACAACTGCCTTTGATGCCGCTGCTACCACTGGCGGTAGTGCAAGCATTGAGAATGTCGGTGTTGGCAATGATGCAGGCAAATCGCTATTCATTAAAGAAGAGCTTGCCAAATCCGACCGACCAGAGTTAACCTCGGCAGATATCGTGGTATCTGGTGGTCGTGCCTTAGCAAGTGGTGAGAACTTTACCAAATATATCGAGCCACTGGCGGATAAATTGGGTGCGGCAGTGGGTGCAAGCCGTGCAGCAGTAGATGCAGGATTTGTACCAAACGATCTACAGGTTGGTCAAACAGGCAAAATCGTTGCACCCAATCTATACATCGCTGCAGGTATCTCAGGTGCGATTCAGCACTTGGCAGGCATGAAAGACTCTAAGGTCATCGTGGCGATTAATAATGATCCAGAAGCACCGATTGCTCAAGTAGCGGATTATTTCTTGGAAGCTGATATTTTTACTGCACTGCCAGAGCTGACTGAGAAGCTATAA
- a CDS encoding metallophosphoesterase: MKYRLTPRLLMSFVILAVITLIAIDDRLIIKEYHAHQGTPDDQSITVAIITDLHGNFYGDGQIELIKPLKDRRPEMILLGGDIYDDQMPQTHTDTLLSQLTAITPNVYYVNGNHELYLPASEYAKIEQKIQRYGIKILHGESAVVPIDGKASNLRIHGVSDPVLIEKFHQDLRTVGQSANPSNINILLAHRPEYIDSYLQYPFDFIVSGHAHGGQWRIPYVLNGLFAPNQGLFPKYAGGEYHFDNSQSYSQHSQFIVSRGLATKSTRFIPRIFNRPELVFLTIPND; this comes from the coding sequence ATGAAATACAGACTAACCCCAAGATTACTGATGAGCTTTGTTATCTTAGCCGTCATCACACTCATCGCCATCGATGATAGACTCATCATCAAAGAATACCACGCTCATCAAGGCACGCCAGATGATCAGAGCATCACCGTCGCCATCATCACCGACTTACATGGTAATTTTTATGGCGATGGGCAGATTGAGTTGATTAAACCACTAAAAGACAGACGCCCTGAGATGATTTTATTGGGTGGCGATATTTATGATGATCAAATGCCACAAACGCACACCGATACTCTGCTTAGTCAGCTCACCGCCATCACACCGAATGTGTACTATGTCAATGGCAATCACGAGCTATATCTGCCAGCTAGCGAGTATGCCAAGATAGAACAAAAAATCCAACGCTACGGCATTAAGATTCTACACGGTGAAAGTGCGGTTGTGCCGATTGATGGCAAAGCCAGTAATTTACGCATTCATGGCGTATCAGACCCTGTTCTGATAGAAAAATTTCATCAAGACTTACGCACGGTTGGACAGTCTGCCAATCCAAGCAACATCAATATCCTACTCGCTCATCGCCCTGAATATATTGATAGCTATCTACAGTACCCCTTTGATTTTATCGTTAGCGGTCATGCACACGGTGGTCAATGGCGCATTCCTTATGTGCTAAATGGCTTATTCGCCCCAAATCAAGGCTTGTTTCCAAAATACGCAGGCGGTGAATATCACTTTGACAACAGCCAATCTTACAGCCAACACAGCCAGTTCATCGTCAGTCGTGGACTTGCCACAAAATCCACACGCTTTATCCCCAGAATCTTTAATCGTCCAGAATTAGTATTTTTGACCATACCTAACGACTAA
- a CDS encoding TrmH family RNA methyltransferase gives MNLITSKDNPLIKTAHALLTDPKKRKKLAQTVIEGVHLLDAYLKANKTPITTIISESGLANAEIQDLISRLNKQPVIISDTLYKNIRTLGECLPIMAVITIPNLTLHQKIIKDCLIINGIQDTGNLGTLLRTASATGFDTVICTTGTAHTYNPKTLRAGMGANFSLDIYDNVSIDEIFEFVKVPLYATTSHADGLIYHKDLTQPLALIMGHEGSGVDRLLLESATPLTLPQYGQESLNVGVAGSVCLYEILRQRQFAKPPISS, from the coding sequence ATGAACTTAATCACAAGTAAAGACAACCCCCTAATCAAAACCGCCCACGCCCTACTCACCGACCCAAAAAAACGCAAAAAATTAGCTCAAACGGTCATTGAAGGAGTGCATTTATTAGACGCTTACCTAAAAGCAAATAAAACACCCATCACCACAATCATCAGCGAAAGCGGTTTGGCAAATGCCGAAATCCAAGATTTGATAAGCAGACTCAATAAACAGCCTGTCATCATCAGCGACACTCTATATAAAAACATCCGCACGCTAGGCGAGTGCTTGCCAATCATGGCGGTCATCACGATACCAAATTTGACACTACACCAAAAGATAATCAAAGACTGTTTGATCATCAATGGCATTCAAGACACAGGCAATCTAGGCACACTACTTAGAACAGCCAGTGCCACAGGTTTTGATACTGTAATCTGCACCACAGGCACAGCCCACACCTATAATCCTAAGACGCTTAGGGCCGGTATGGGGGCGAATTTTAGCTTAGATATCTATGACAATGTGAGTATTGATGAGATTTTTGAGTTCGTCAAAGTGCCATTATACGCCACGACCTCGCACGCAGATGGACTGATCTACCATAAAGACTTGACCCAGCCGTTGGCACTAATCATGGGGCATGAAGGTTCTGGCGTGGACAGGCTACTACTAGAGAGTGCCACCCCTCTCACCCTACCCCAATACGGACAAGAAAGCCTAAATGTCGGCGTAGCAGGCAGTGTATGCCTGTATGAGATACTGCGTCAGCGTCAGTTTGCCAAGCCACCCATCTCATCATAA